In a genomic window of Urocitellus parryii isolate mUroPar1 chromosome 11, mUroPar1.hap1, whole genome shotgun sequence:
- the Cryz gene encoding quinone oxidoreductase, with translation MATGQKLMRAIRVFEFGGPEVLKLQSDVVVPVPKEHQVLIKVHACGVNPVETYIRSGTHLSKPTLPYTPGTDVAGVIEATGDEVSAFKKGDRVFSTRTISGGYAEYALAADHTVYPLPGNLDFKQGAAIGIPYFTAFRALLHSARVKAGQSVLVHGASGGVGLATCQIARAYGLKVLGTAGTEEGQKVVLQNGAHEVFNHREVNYIDKIKKSVGEKGIDVIIEMLANVNLSNDLNLLSFGGKVIVVGSRGPIEINPRATMTKESSITGVTLFASTKEEFQQSAAALQAGMEIGWLKPVVGSQYPLEKVAQAHEDIIRGSRPPGKMVLLL, from the exons ATGGCAACTGGACAGAAGTTGATGAGAGCTATTAGAGTTTTTGAATTTGGTGGACCAGAAGTACTGAAGCTGCAGTCCGATGTTGTAGTACCGGTTCCAAAAGAGCATCAG GTTCTAATCAAAGTCCACGCTTGTGGTGTAAACCCAGTGGAGACATATATCCGCTCTGGTACTCATTTAAGTAAGCCGACCTTACCCTACACACCTGGCACTGATGTGGCTGGGGTAATAGAGGCCACGGGAGATGAAGTATCTGCTTTCAAG AAAGGTGACAGAGTCTTCAGTACCAGAACAATCTCAGGGGGCTATGCAGAGTATGCTCTCGCAGCAGATCATACCGTTTACCCACTGCCTGGGAATCTGGACTTCAAACAAGGCGCTGCCATCGGGATCCCGTACTTTACTGCCTTTCGAGCTCTGCTCCACAG TGCCCGTGTGAAAGCTGGACAGAGCGTTCTGGTTCATGGGGCTAGTGGAGga gttGGATTAGCAACATGCCAAATTGCTAGAGCTTATGGCTTAAAGGTTTTGGGCACAGCTGGTACTGAGGAGGGACAAAAGGTTGTTTTGCAAAATGGAGCCCATGAAGTATTTAATCACAGAGAAGTTAATTATATTGACAAAATTAAG AAATCTGTTGGTGAAAAGGGGATTGATGTGATTATCGAAATGTTAGCTAATGTGAATCTTAGTAATGATTTGAATCTTCTGTCATTTGGAGGAAAAGTAATA GTTGTTGGCAGCAGAGGCCCTATTGAAATAAACCCACGGGCCACCATGACGAAAGAGTCTAGTATAACTGGAGTCACTTTATTTGCATCAACCAAG GAGGAGTTTCAGCAATCTGCAGCAGCCCTTCAAGCAGGAATGGAAATTGGTTGGTTGAAACCTGTGGTAGGATCTCAGTATCCCTTGGAGAAGGTGGCCCAGGCTCATGAGGATATCATTCGTGGTAGTCGGCCTCCTGGAAAAATGGTTCTTCTCTTGTGA
- the Tyw3 gene encoding tRNA wybutosine-synthesizing protein 3 homolog isoform X2: protein MPKWRARTLNSSRMDRSAEFKKWKAQCLSKADLSRKGSVDEDVIELVQLLNAREQFFTTSSCAGRILLLDGGINGLGVQKQNCCWLLVTHIPCVKDDMMVALKKANGDAVFKFEPFVLHVQCRQLQDAQMLHSVAVDSGFRNSGITVGKRGKIMLAVRSTHGLEVPLSHKGKLMVTEEYVEFLLNIANQKMEENKKRIESPKPLVSGKRLKRFIQQEQLTSCGFWSWAKQACKLQQTADLETGRDRD from the exons ATGCCGAAGTGGAGAGCGAGGACTCTAAATTCCTCACGCATGGATCGCAGCGCAGAATTCAAGAAGTGGAAGGCACAGTGTTTGAGTAAAGCAGATCTCAGCCGGAAGGGCAGTGTGGACGAAGATGTGATCGAGCTTGTGCAGCTCCTGAACGCGCGAGAACAGTTTTTCACCACCAGTTCCTGCGCTGGCCGCATCCTCCTCCTAGACGGG ggTATAAATGGTTTGGGGGTTCAGAAACAAAACTGTTGCTGGCTACTCGTTACACATATACCTTGCGTAAAAGATGATATG ATGGTAGCTCTGAAGAAAGCAAACGGTGATGCCGTTTTCAAATTTGAACCATTTGTTCTTCATGTGCAGTGTCGGCAGTTGCAGGATGCACAGATGCtg catTCAGTGGCAGTTGATTCTGGTTTCAGAAACTCTGGCATTACGgtgggaaagagaggaaaaattatGTTG GCTGTCCGGAGTACACATGGTTTAGAAGTTCCATTAAGCCATAAGGGAAAATTGATGGTGACAGAAGAATATGTTGAATTCCTGTTAAATATAGCAAACCAGAAAATggaggaaaacaagaaaagaattgAAAG tcccaagCCCCTTGTCAGTGGGAAGAGATTGAAGAGATTTATCCAGCAGGAACAGCTGACTTCCTGTGGTTTCTGGAGCTGGGCAAAACAGGCCTGCAAGTTGCAGCAGACTGCCGATTTGGAGACTGGGAGAGACAGGGACTAA